Proteins encoded in a region of the Planococcus citri chromosome 1, ihPlaCitr1.1, whole genome shotgun sequence genome:
- the LOC135831668 gene encoding serpin B4-like: MNRIGVICSIAFCVLFNLQISSSSTIVSRSDSGELDFLQKSGVDITKIILKKLENNETNYIFSPFGYTVILGLLSEGAENTTKQELTKILHYPDDVNLVRQTYKQTLERFQDKASSNPEFKNYFYVYRNFSVQDSYKKILLENYFTEVKSVERPSYDEDEISTDEPTTNAFEPEPSSTTSSPQPEKKTRRERIKRLVKRFLGIDLENSSKSEVSGLSANRLYTGNVTQHLSRMIVFNGLYFKGVWKTPFQYKQGNDSFYLQNGEKIATKMMFTVGKFNVGQLPELNSSVFFIPYKGERYSFVLIVPNEKDGLPKVLQNFDNVNLSEISSKLEQRHVQISMPSFEFKTISYLKKSLNELGAYKIFTSDANFNSISKDSGLFVDDIVQLVTINIDNDAATPNFLTASSVQTRTVTEKFTIDRPFLFFVQDHKDNITIASGILGDPTTDRE; the protein is encoded by the exons ATGAATCGTATCGGCGTTATTTGTTCGATAG CATTCTGCGTgctttttaatttacaaatcaGTTCAAGCTCGACTATCGTTTCACGTTCAGACTCCGGAGAGTtggattttttacaaaaatcaggAGTCGATATCACGAAAATAATTCTAAAG AAACTAGAAAACAATGAAACTAATTACATTTTCTCGCCATTCGGGTACACGGTGATCCTGGGTCTGTTGTCCGAGGGTGCTGAAAACACCACGAAACAAGAACTGACTAAAATTCTACACTACCCAGATGACGTGAATTTAGTTAGGCAGACGTACAAACAAACCTTAGAACGATTCCAg GACAAAGCATCGTCAAAtccagaattcaaaaattacttctaCGTGTACAGAAATTTCAGCGTGCAAGACTCGTATAAAAAAATCCTACTGGAAAATTACTTCACCGAAGTCAAGTCGGTTGAGAGACCTTCGTACGATGAAGACGAAATATCGACCGATGAACCAACTACAAATGCCTTCGAACCGGAACCGAGCAGCACGACGAGCTCTCCTCAGCCTGAAAAGAAGACCAGACGGGAACGAATCAAAAGGCTCGTTAAACGTTTCTTGGGCATCGATTTGGAAAACAGTTCCAAGAGCGAAGTATCTGGATTATCGGCCAATCGTCTTTATACCGGAAATGTAACTC AACATTTATCCAGGATGATTGTCTTCAACGGGTTATACTTCAAAGGTGTATGGAAAACTCCATTCCAGTACAAACAAGGAAACGATTCGTTCTACCTAcagaatggtgaaaaaatcgCCACCAAGATGATGTTCACTGTAGGCAAATTCAATGTCGGTCAATTGCCCGAATTAAACAGCAGCGTTTTCTTCATACCGTATAAG gGAGAACGTTACTCCTTCGTATTGATCGTACCAAATGAAAAAGACGGATTACCAAAAGTACTTCAGAATTTCGACAATGTGAATCTATCCGAGATCTCGTCTAAGCTAGAACAAAGACACGTACAAATCTCGATGCCGTCGTTCGAATTCAAAACCATAAGCTATTTGAAGAAGTCCCTGAACGAG CTCGGAGCTTACAAAATTTTCACGTCCGACGCCAATTTCAACTCAATTAGCAAAGATTCTGGCTTATTTGTTGACGACATCGTGCAACTGGTCACTATAAATATCGACAATGACGCAGCAACGCCGAACTTCTTAACCG CGTCATCCGTTCAAACGCGAACTGTCACTGAGAAATTCACCATCGATCGTCCGTTCTTGTTTTTCGTGCAGGACCACAAAGATAATATTACCATCGCTTCTGGAATACTCGGCGATCCGACAACTGATCGGGAATAA